Below is a genomic region from Hippea sp. KM1.
TGGCAGACTTTTTGGCCCTGGTGGGGGATAGTATCGACAACATACCGGGCGTAAAATCCATAGGACCAAAGACAGCCAAAACCCTATTGGCTCAATACAAAAACATAGAGGGCATACTAAAGAACTTAGACAGCCTAAAACCCAAAATCAGAGAGGCTATAGAAAAAGAAAAAGACAACTTAGAGCTTTACAGAAGACTAACCACAACAGACAGAAACGCACCCATAGAGATAGACTTAGAGGCAATAAGAAAGAAAGAGAAGGATATAGAGCAGATCCAGGAGATCTTCTTACGGTTTGGCTTCAAATCGCTCCTAAAATCACTGCCGAAAGGGCAACCCAAAAACACCACAAAGGGGGATTATACAATCCTTTTAGCAAAAGACAGCACAGCAACATTGATAGAACCCAATCAGGCAAGAAGGATAGAGCCGGGCTTGATCCATTCAAGGGTCGATGCGGTCTATGATTTTAAGGAGTTGCTAAAGCAGGGTTTTCAATTTGAGGAATACCCTTTCGATATAAAGCTTGCAGCCTATTTAGTAAACCCGGACTCAAAGGGCAATCCGAGGGTCTGCTTTGAAAACATAAACGATGAGGTGTTTGCGAAACTCATAGGGCTATCTGAGGAGGAGGCAGCATTAGAGGCCTATCCCGTGTTAAGGGAATACATAAAGGAAAACAATTTGGAGTTTCTCCTAAACCAGGTCGAAACACCGCTTTCTGAGGTGTTGGTGTCGATGGAGAAACGGGGGATAAAGATAGATGCAGAACACCTCATATCCTTTGAGAATGAGTTAATAAACAAGCTATCCGACATAGAAAGGCAGATATATGTGCTGGCCGGTGAGGAGTTTAACATAAACTCAACAAACCAGCTTCAACACATACTCTTTGAAAAATTGGGCATAAAACCGGTAAAAAAGACAAAAACAGGCTATTCCACCGACTCAGAAAGCCTAAGCATACTATCCAACAAATACGAGATAACCCAATTGATCATCACCTACCGTGCAATCTCAAAGGTCATATCCACCTATATAAGGCCGTTTTTGGAGAAGATGGACAAAGACAACAGGCTCCATACAACATTTAACCAGACGCTAACATCCACAGGCCGACTCTCATCGTCAAATCCAAACCTGCAGAATCTGCCTGCAGGGGACGATGAGTTGCATTCGGGTATTAGAAAATCGGTAATTGCACCAGAGGGGTATAAGCTTATATGCTCGGATTACTCACAGATAGAGCTGAGGGTTTTAGCCCAGATGAGCAGGGATGAGACGCTAATAGAGATATTCAAAAACAACGAAGACATACACACACAGACGGCTGTTAAGGTCTTCGGCGTCCACCCATCGATGGTGGATCACAACCTGCGCAGGATGGCAAAAACGATAAACTTCGGCATAATTTATGGCATGGGGTATGTGTCTTTATCAAAAACACTTAACATCAGCAAAGAAAGGGCCAGGCAGTTTATAGAGAAATACTTTGAGAGATTCGCAGGTGTAAAAACATACATAGAAAACACTATAGAGGCAGCCACAAAGAACGGATTTGTTGAGACATACTTCGGCAGGAGACGGTATTTCTTCAACATAAACTCACAGAACAAACGGCTGGCCCAGTTTGAAAAGAGGGCTGCGGTTAATGCCACAATCCAGGGCACAGCTGCAGACATCATAAAGATAGCTATGGTCAAACTGCACAAGAGGCTAAAGGATTTGGACGCACACATGGTTTTGCAGGTTCATGATGAGCTGCTTATTGAGGCAAAAAACGAAATAGCCGAAAAGGTGGCAGAAATCGTAAAGGATACGATGGAGAATGCCGTAAAATTCGATGTGCCTATAAAGACCAATACAAAGATAGCGGATAACTGGCATGATGCAAAGTGATCTGTTTTTAGAAACGCTAAAAGGCAAAAAATCAAACTATACGCCTGTCTGGTTCATGCGACAGGCCGGGCGGTTTTTAAGAAGTTACAGAAGAATCAGGGAGAGATACCCGCTGCTTGAGATGTTCACAAACAAGGAGCTAATCATAGAAATCACGCTCCTTCCTGAAAGCTTAGGGGTTGATACCCTCATCATCTTCAGCGATATACTCATACCACTGAAGCTCTTTGGTGCAAGGATAATCTATGAAGACGGCAAAAGCCCTATGGTAATAATGGACAAAAACAACATACAATACCACAAAAACCTCGATGAGCTGGATTTTCTATTTGAAGCCATAGGTGAGGTAAAGAAAGAGAAGAAAAACCTCGCTCTATTGGGTTTTGCCGCAGCCCCGTTTACGCTTTTATGTTATGTATTCGGTGGGGCGGAGTTCTTCAAGCTCAGGGGCTTGATGTATGAAAACCCAAACGGCTTCAAAAGGCTTATGGATCTAACAACCAATATGACTATAGATTACTTAAGCAGACAGTTAGAGTCAGGCTGCGATGCTGTTCAGTTGTTTGATAGCTGGGCCGGCCTATTGGATGAGAAAACCTATAGAGACCTGGTTCTACCCTTCAACCAGAGGATTGCCAAAACCATCAAACCGTCTATCTATTTTATAAAGAACTCACACCACCTAAACCACCTCCTAAACAAGATGGACTTCAACGGCTTTAGTATCGACTGGCGCAGCGACCTTGTACAGATACACGCCTCGGTCAACAGATGCGTTCAGGGCAATCTGGACAACACCGTTCTTTTTGCAGATAATGCAACGATAAGGGCCAAAGCAAAAGAGATACTCAACCAAACAAGAAACATTCCGCACATATTCAACTTAGGCCATGGCGTTCTGCCCCAGACGGATGAAGAAAAACTAAAGATGCTCTCAGACTTCATACACGATGAATCAGACCGTCTTGGTTAACTTAGGGGGCATAGAAAAA
It encodes:
- a CDS encoding DNA polymerase I, translating into MERVYLIDGSSFLYRFFFAIRGLSYKGMPTGAIFGFAKLLLELDAANPTYIAIFFDTKAKTFREDILESYKKNRPKMPDELSVQIEPTKRLIEAFGIPIIELDGFEADDLIATYAERLKKDFEVIIIASDKDLFQLVNGSVKIYDPTKKVFYDREGVFEKLGVYPEQVADFLALVGDSIDNIPGVKSIGPKTAKTLLAQYKNIEGILKNLDSLKPKIREAIEKEKDNLELYRRLTTTDRNAPIEIDLEAIRKKEKDIEQIQEIFLRFGFKSLLKSLPKGQPKNTTKGDYTILLAKDSTATLIEPNQARRIEPGLIHSRVDAVYDFKELLKQGFQFEEYPFDIKLAAYLVNPDSKGNPRVCFENINDEVFAKLIGLSEEEAALEAYPVLREYIKENNLEFLLNQVETPLSEVLVSMEKRGIKIDAEHLISFENELINKLSDIERQIYVLAGEEFNINSTNQLQHILFEKLGIKPVKKTKTGYSTDSESLSILSNKYEITQLIITYRAISKVISTYIRPFLEKMDKDNRLHTTFNQTLTSTGRLSSSNPNLQNLPAGDDELHSGIRKSVIAPEGYKLICSDYSQIELRVLAQMSRDETLIEIFKNNEDIHTQTAVKVFGVHPSMVDHNLRRMAKTINFGIIYGMGYVSLSKTLNISKERARQFIEKYFERFAGVKTYIENTIEAATKNGFVETYFGRRRYFFNINSQNKRLAQFEKRAAVNATIQGTAADIIKIAMVKLHKRLKDLDAHMVLQVHDELLIEAKNEIAEKVAEIVKDTMENAVKFDVPIKTNTKIADNWHDAK
- a CDS encoding uroporphyrinogen decarboxylase family protein, with protein sequence MQSDLFLETLKGKKSNYTPVWFMRQAGRFLRSYRRIRERYPLLEMFTNKELIIEITLLPESLGVDTLIIFSDILIPLKLFGARIIYEDGKSPMVIMDKNNIQYHKNLDELDFLFEAIGEVKKEKKNLALLGFAAAPFTLLCYVFGGAEFFKLRGLMYENPNGFKRLMDLTTNMTIDYLSRQLESGCDAVQLFDSWAGLLDEKTYRDLVLPFNQRIAKTIKPSIYFIKNSHHLNHLLNKMDFNGFSIDWRSDLVQIHASVNRCVQGNLDNTVLFADNATIRAKAKEILNQTRNIPHIFNLGHGVLPQTDEEKLKMLSDFIHDESDRLG